Proteins encoded in a region of the Halodesulfovibrio marinisediminis DSM 17456 genome:
- a CDS encoding zinc ribbon domain-containing protein, translating to MSLYLKQIEQLVALQLVDDEILGITSELDEAPKEVEALQERFDALESQRNRFLEKIDHLKAQEKRINSEIENDALKVKKSKSKLMLVGNTKEYHAMMREMDNLEKLNRLREEEKLALAEELDRQQMAVSDMDERYSILKNDLEAKKTSLKERVEEANKVLEKLDKKRNIAGKEVPTPILNRYEFIRSRLDNPVIVSVKEQICNGCHIAIPPQSYIELQKGHQILSCPNCQRLIYWSEHFGSEEENAAEEA from the coding sequence TTGAGCCTGTATTTAAAGCAAATCGAACAGCTTGTTGCACTGCAGCTTGTTGATGATGAAATCCTTGGTATCACCAGCGAACTTGATGAAGCTCCAAAAGAAGTGGAAGCTCTTCAGGAGCGCTTTGATGCGCTTGAAAGCCAGCGCAACCGCTTCCTTGAGAAAATTGATCACCTCAAGGCACAGGAAAAACGCATCAACTCTGAGATCGAAAACGACGCTCTCAAAGTTAAAAAAAGCAAGTCCAAGCTCATGCTCGTTGGTAACACTAAAGAGTACCATGCAATGATGCGCGAAATGGACAACCTTGAGAAGCTTAACCGTCTCCGTGAAGAAGAAAAACTTGCTCTTGCTGAAGAACTTGATCGTCAGCAGATGGCTGTTTCTGACATGGATGAACGTTACAGCATCCTCAAAAATGACCTGGAAGCAAAGAAAACAAGCCTTAAAGAGCGTGTTGAAGAAGCTAACAAGGTTCTCGAAAAGCTGGATAAAAAACGTAATATTGCAGGTAAAGAAGTTCCTACTCCTATCCTCAACCGTTACGAGTTCATCCGTTCCCGTTTGGACAACCCAGTTATCGTTTCCGTTAAAGAACAAATCTGTAACGGCTGTCACATTGCTATTCCGCCACAGAGCTACATCGAGCTTCAGAAGGGACACCAGATCCTCAGCTGTCCTAACTGCCAGCGTCTGATCTACTGGTCAGAACACTTTGGTAGTGAAGAGGAAAACGCAGCAGAAGAAGCATAA
- a CDS encoding CgeB family protein: protein MMNNTQQHILIVPPLDKSEACIVTGCKESLEKLGHKVSVFNTEAWVPVCSALQNLPVTLAHQDALGSQGMELISGAVVAVVESQHIDIVLGFPQSPLTSSSREKMQARGIVTVCWMTEEYASFPYWRKAIECCDVVATIQHEPFISELSVLGHVPVYLPFAAKSACCTPVVTHTAAEGMIAVLGDASDEMANALSSHTGRGMVLWGDGWEKYEQLVPYYQGKLQSLTRSERKALYRDAAIIVNIHSTDVGTGDSVNMETFAIASCGGFQLVDKRTLMEGMFSYDELVMFESAEELSELLTEFIDDRNARLEYARNAQKLVLAKHTYEQRMESLLQAIAEAIK, encoded by the coding sequence ATGATGAATAATACCCAGCAACATATTCTTATTGTTCCTCCGTTAGATAAGTCTGAAGCCTGTATTGTTACCGGTTGTAAGGAATCATTAGAAAAATTGGGACATAAGGTGTCGGTCTTTAATACTGAGGCATGGGTGCCTGTCTGTTCTGCGCTTCAGAACTTGCCTGTGACGTTGGCTCATCAAGATGCCCTAGGCTCACAAGGAATGGAACTTATTTCTGGTGCTGTGGTGGCGGTAGTAGAGTCACAACATATCGACATTGTTCTTGGATTTCCTCAATCGCCCCTTACCTCTAGTTCTCGAGAGAAAATGCAGGCACGAGGGATTGTAACAGTTTGTTGGATGACTGAAGAATATGCTTCGTTCCCATATTGGCGTAAGGCCATTGAATGCTGCGATGTTGTTGCAACAATTCAGCATGAGCCGTTTATTAGTGAACTTTCTGTGCTTGGGCATGTTCCGGTATATCTGCCATTCGCAGCAAAAAGTGCCTGTTGCACACCAGTAGTTACCCATACGGCAGCAGAGGGTATGATTGCTGTTCTCGGAGATGCCAGTGACGAAATGGCTAATGCCTTATCCTCTCACACAGGGAGAGGAATGGTACTTTGGGGAGACGGCTGGGAAAAATACGAGCAGCTTGTACCGTATTATCAAGGAAAGCTTCAATCCCTTACTCGTTCAGAGCGTAAGGCCTTGTATAGAGACGCCGCTATTATTGTGAACATTCATTCTACAGATGTCGGCACTGGTGACTCTGTAAATATGGAGACGTTTGCCATTGCCTCATGTGGCGGCTTTCAATTAGTAGACAAACGAACTCTTATGGAAGGTATGTTTTCGTATGATGAGTTGGTTATGTTCGAGTCTGCAGAAGAATTGTCAGAGCTACTTACTGAATTTATTGATGACCGAAATGCCCGTCTTGAATATGCGCGTAATGCACAGAAGCTTGTGTTAGCTAAGCATACCTATGAGCAGCGAATGGAAAGTCTGCTGCAAGCCATTGCCGAAGCGATAAAATAG
- a CDS encoding Nif3-like dinuclear metal center hexameric protein: MKTADLIKQIENTAILCGAASWDNCGIQVPSRKNEVHKLALALDPTEETIQAAIDQGADFILTHHPLLMKPKYLNKLDTHFSIVSALIKNDMCLYSAHTSLDANPEGPAGWLARALKLQDCKLLGSTCTFEPEAIAFTPKQDIAASTRLYEWENHPHIHSVRHVEQMINVTYNKEHRSAVLAQLTADLDELPIFIPSTPDTGPQSLGFGTIGTLPKPVSFGIFTEQLASVVNRDYWVVSGHTPETVTKVAYCTGSGSDFAPKAFAMGADVFITGDVKYHAALDTTGCILDVGHFSLEEEMMHQFALQLASELDDIEIFFLPAQDPMRLIGPFAE; the protein is encoded by the coding sequence ATGAAAACAGCTGACCTTATCAAACAAATCGAAAATACAGCCATTCTTTGCGGTGCGGCTTCATGGGACAACTGTGGCATTCAGGTTCCAAGCCGTAAAAATGAAGTACACAAGCTGGCTCTTGCACTTGATCCGACTGAAGAGACAATTCAAGCAGCAATAGATCAAGGCGCAGATTTTATACTTACTCATCATCCATTGCTGATGAAGCCCAAGTATTTAAATAAACTTGATACACATTTTTCTATTGTATCTGCGCTTATTAAAAATGATATGTGTCTCTACAGTGCACATACGTCGCTTGATGCAAATCCGGAAGGACCAGCGGGATGGCTTGCCCGCGCGCTTAAGCTGCAAGATTGTAAACTGCTAGGCTCAACATGCACGTTTGAACCGGAAGCAATAGCTTTCACTCCAAAGCAGGACATTGCAGCTAGCACTAGACTCTATGAATGGGAAAACCACCCTCATATTCATAGCGTGCGACACGTTGAACAAATGATCAACGTAACATATAATAAAGAACATCGCAGCGCTGTTCTTGCTCAGCTCACAGCTGATCTGGACGAACTGCCAATTTTTATACCTTCTACACCTGATACAGGCCCCCAAAGCCTCGGCTTTGGTACCATTGGTACTTTGCCAAAACCTGTATCTTTTGGCATATTCACCGAGCAACTTGCCTCGGTGGTAAATCGTGATTATTGGGTAGTAAGTGGTCATACGCCTGAAACAGTAACTAAAGTTGCTTATTGCACAGGCTCTGGCAGTGATTTTGCCCCGAAAGCGTTTGCCATGGGTGCGGATGTATTTATAACTGGCGATGTCAAATATCATGCTGCTCTGGATACAACCGGATGCATTCTTGATGTTGGGCATTTCAGCCTTGAAGAAGAAATGATGCACCAGTTTGCTTTACAGCTTGCAAGCGAACTGGATGACATAGAAATATTTTTCCTGCCGGCGCAGGATCCGATGCGTTTGATCGGCCCATTCGCAGAATAG
- the ispD gene encoding 2-C-methyl-D-erythritol 4-phosphate cytidylyltransferase, whose amino-acid sequence MHCWSIILAAGSGTRLSEATNGVKKQFLEWKGAPLFWHSAITFSHTTRMRGLIFVFPEEDIEEATNTLKNLDFGRRLGLPWKVIAGGARRQDSVYNGLQALPKECTHVLVHDAARPFFSAALSNTLLDSLSEGAQAVIPAIPVTDTIKVTQNNTVCHTLDRSTLRACQTPQGFDKKMLIDVHNKCNEEGWEVTDDASIAEQAGFTVEMVEGEATNCKITNPEDLAMIESKEPPMPIPVTGWGYDVHRYGKGRPMKLGGIPIQGAPEVIAHSDGDVLLHALCDALLGCMGDGDIGEHFPDSSEQFDNISSGVLLNEVYDKFLQRGYRLTNVDLTIIAQVPRLVPWKPQIKKNICRMLKLNDDQVNVKATTEEKLGFTGEKKGIKAVAAVMALRG is encoded by the coding sequence ATGCATTGTTGGTCCATCATTCTTGCTGCCGGTTCCGGCACCAGACTTTCTGAAGCCACAAATGGCGTCAAAAAACAGTTTCTAGAATGGAAAGGTGCACCGCTTTTCTGGCACTCCGCAATCACCTTCTCTCATACAACACGTATGCGCGGTCTCATATTTGTCTTTCCAGAAGAAGACATCGAAGAAGCTACAAATACGCTCAAGAATCTCGATTTTGGGCGCAGACTTGGACTGCCATGGAAAGTCATAGCTGGTGGTGCACGCCGACAGGATTCTGTCTACAATGGACTGCAGGCACTGCCGAAAGAATGTACTCATGTACTCGTACACGATGCAGCTCGCCCGTTCTTCTCCGCAGCGCTTTCTAACACCCTTCTCGACTCCCTCTCAGAAGGAGCGCAGGCAGTAATTCCTGCAATTCCGGTAACAGATACCATTAAAGTTACTCAAAACAACACTGTCTGCCATACACTTGACCGCTCTACCCTTCGAGCATGCCAGACTCCGCAAGGATTCGACAAAAAAATGCTGATTGATGTACACAACAAGTGCAACGAGGAGGGCTGGGAAGTAACAGACGATGCATCTATTGCTGAGCAGGCAGGATTCACCGTTGAAATGGTAGAAGGCGAAGCAACAAACTGCAAAATCACAAATCCGGAAGACCTTGCCATGATCGAATCAAAAGAGCCCCCTATGCCAATTCCAGTTACCGGATGGGGATACGATGTACACCGCTACGGCAAAGGACGCCCGATGAAGCTCGGCGGTATCCCTATTCAAGGTGCTCCAGAAGTTATAGCTCACTCAGACGGCGACGTTCTCCTCCATGCCCTCTGTGACGCACTTCTCGGCTGCATGGGAGACGGCGATATTGGCGAACATTTTCCGGATTCCTCAGAGCAGTTCGACAATATTTCTAGCGGAGTACTTCTCAACGAAGTCTATGACAAGTTTCTTCAGCGTGGATACCGTCTTACAAACGTAGACCTCACCATCATTGCACAGGTGCCACGTCTCGTGCCTTGGAAGCCGCAGATCAAAAAAAACATCTGCCGCATGCTTAAACTCAATGATGATCAGGTGAACGTCAAAGCTACTACCGAAGAAAAGCTTGGATTTACCGGTGAGAAAAAAGGTATCAAAGCCGTAGCTGCCGTTATGGCATTACGCGGCTAG
- a CDS encoding glycosyltransferase family 9 protein — MKKYCVIQLGDLADLFQTKRLILSLSRNDAKVHICVSPELQAAALYLYPETVVHIVPQVAEGEDVSAAEWLQSEAFDAVYNLHGCPQNMNLFNYFAPGVMHGYWRHKGREYRSKWLTCLSRVQGRQRFLNAMDMWAHLAPSPIPSHMVNPIAMRKGGGIGVALRDNNNRVLPISVLAGCINSVCTASRENDVVLFGEKEDEPLVAELLPLLKDKIAAKTVSRCFETTFEEDMEIISTLDMLVTPESTLMHAAAHVGTPVNAFFHSSAWCMANGPYGLGHRIWQADIACAPCNQADDCSEQFACMHVFGEEQLQRFLAGKIDKNYPAGVTGYVSMLDEVGVTYMPVFGTEEHAEERLALRGVASEFVGITKISKTVPQGSKNFYAEQDWLLSNCVADEEDYDE, encoded by the coding sequence ATGAAGAAATATTGCGTTATTCAATTGGGTGATCTGGCAGATCTTTTTCAGACAAAACGGCTTATTCTGTCCCTGAGTCGTAATGATGCGAAGGTACATATATGTGTGTCGCCTGAGTTACAAGCTGCTGCATTGTATTTGTATCCAGAAACAGTAGTGCATATTGTACCGCAAGTGGCAGAAGGTGAAGATGTTTCTGCTGCTGAGTGGTTGCAATCAGAAGCATTCGATGCCGTATATAATCTCCATGGCTGTCCGCAAAATATGAATTTGTTCAATTACTTTGCTCCGGGCGTGATGCATGGATATTGGCGGCATAAGGGACGTGAGTATCGCAGTAAGTGGCTTACATGTTTATCTCGTGTTCAAGGACGTCAACGCTTTCTGAATGCTATGGATATGTGGGCACATTTAGCTCCTTCGCCTATTCCGTCTCATATGGTTAACCCGATTGCGATGCGCAAGGGGGGCGGCATTGGTGTAGCTTTACGGGACAATAATAACAGGGTGTTACCGATATCTGTTTTGGCAGGATGCATAAATTCTGTCTGTACAGCCAGTCGTGAAAACGATGTTGTCCTGTTTGGAGAAAAAGAGGATGAGCCGCTTGTAGCTGAGTTGCTTCCGTTGTTAAAAGATAAGATAGCAGCAAAGACCGTTAGCCGATGTTTTGAGACAACTTTTGAAGAGGACATGGAGATTATCAGCACGTTGGATATGCTTGTGACTCCAGAATCTACTTTAATGCATGCTGCTGCTCATGTTGGGACCCCAGTGAATGCCTTTTTCCACTCGTCTGCATGGTGTATGGCAAACGGACCATATGGATTAGGGCATAGGATCTGGCAAGCTGATATTGCGTGTGCACCGTGCAATCAAGCAGACGATTGTTCCGAACAATTTGCATGCATGCATGTGTTCGGTGAAGAACAATTACAGCGTTTTCTTGCTGGTAAGATCGACAAGAACTATCCTGCAGGCGTTACTGGATATGTTTCTATGCTTGATGAAGTTGGGGTTACGTACATGCCTGTCTTCGGAACAGAAGAACATGCAGAAGAGCGACTTGCTTTGCGTGGGGTGGCTTCGGAATTTGTCGGCATAACTAAAATTAGTAAAACAGTGCCTCAGGGAAGCAAAAATTTTTATGCGGAGCAGGATTGGTTGTTGTCCAACTGTGTCGCTGATGAGGAGGACTATGATGAATAA